The proteins below come from a single Schistocerca gregaria isolate iqSchGreg1 unplaced genomic scaffold, iqSchGreg1.2 ptg001104l, whole genome shotgun sequence genomic window:
- the LOC126328223 gene encoding peroxiredoxin-1-like has protein sequence MPCNQSIQSQSQSCSHGCMKKTHVIVPRIGCPAPDFKVTALMPNKEFKEISLSDYKGKWLVLFFYPLDFTFVCPTEITSFSDESHRFEELNVSVLGASIDSKFSHLAWTNKPRNEGGLGDIKIPILSDLNKTVAHAYGALYLDTGHTLRASYIIDDKGILRHIAFNDPGVGRSTEEMLRLVGAYIETDKHGEVCPANWNKGKKTITPGNSKEYFSSLP, from the exons ATGCCTTGCAACCAGAGTATACAATCCCAAAGTCAGTCATGCTCACATGG ATGCATGAAGAAGACTCATGTAATTGTCCCTCGAATAGGGTGCCCAGCTCCGGACTTTAAGGTCACTGCTTTGATGCCTAACAAAGAATTCAAAGAAATTTCCTTGTCTGACTACAAGGGCAAGTGGCTTGTTTTGTTCTTCTATCCTCTTGATTTTACGTTCGTGTGTCCGACTGAAATCACgtcgttcagcgatgaatcgcataGGTTTGAAGAACTCAACGTATCAGTCCTTGGTGCATCTATCGACTCGAAATTTTCCCATTTAGCGTGGACAAATAAGCCCAGAAATGAGGGCGGACTTGGAGACATTAAGATTCCCATTTTGTCTGATCTAAACAAGACGGTTGCTCATGCATATGGCGCACTCTATCTGGATACTGGTCACACCCTGCGTGCATCCTATATTATTGATGACAAGGGTATTTTGCGTCATATAGCTTTCAACGATCCTGGTGTCGGACGCAGTACTGAGGAAATGCTTCGTTTAGTGGGAGCATATATAGAGACCGACAAGCATGGAGAAGTCTGTCCTGCCAACTGGAATAAAGGGAaaaagaccataactccaggtaacAGCAAAGAATACTTTTCGTCGCTACCATAA